One Acidaminococcales bacterium genomic region harbors:
- a CDS encoding V-type ATP synthase subunit F (produces ATP from ADP in the presence of a proton gradient across the membrane; the F subunit is part of the catalytic core of the ATP synthase complex), with translation MKNKIAVVGGRDSVMLFNAAGLEVRCASDEKAVEKAIHALAREGYPVIYITEEAAEKAPEAIKLYERKVFPAIIPMPGGNKSKGLGLRGVKKNVEKAIGADILFGEGREQT, from the coding sequence ATGAAAAACAAAATTGCTGTAGTTGGCGGCAGGGACTCGGTGATGCTGTTTAATGCCGCCGGGCTGGAAGTCCGTTGCGCTTCCGACGAAAAAGCCGTGGAAAAAGCGATACACGCGTTGGCGCGCGAAGGATATCCCGTCATATATATAACCGAAGAAGCGGCAGAAAAAGCGCCGGAAGCGATCAAACTGTACGAGAGAAAAGTTTTTCCGGCGATCATTCCCATGCCCGGCGGCAACAAGTCAAAAGGCCTTGGACTGCGGGGCGTAAAGAAAAATGTCGAAAAAGCGATAGGCGCGGATATACTATTTGGTGAAGGAAGGGAACAGACTTAA
- a CDS encoding V-type ATP synthase subunit A, with protein sequence MEGRIVKVSGPLIIAEGMADVQMYDVVYVSDKKLIGEIIELRGDRASIQVYEETAGLGPGEVVVSSGMPLSVDLAPGLIEGIFDGIQRPLDIIRRMVGDRITRGIDVPKLDRARKWDFVPDVRAGDQVQAGDIIGTVEETPAVQHKVMVPPGLSGKVEWVHAGQANIVETICKIKNHSGKIVELPMLQRWPVRKGRPFADKLPPNEPMVTGQRVIDALFPIAKGGVAAVPGPFGSGKTVIQHQLAKWADADIIVYVGCGERGNEMTDVLSEFPALSDPRTGLPLMKRTVLIANTSDMPVAAREASIYTGITIAEYFRDMGYKVAVMADSTSRWAEALREMSGRLEEMPGEEGYPAYLASRMAEFYERAGIVTCLGQDKRIGAVSAIGAVSPPGGDISEPVSQATLRMVKVFWCLSANLAYRRHFPAIDWLQSYSLYSDRLREYFNNRIAPDWSELIARAMNILQEESELEEIVRLVGVDALGPKERLALECARSIREDFLHQNSFHEIDTYASLGKQYKMIKLIIAWYDKGLAALDELVPFSKISKMPVLEAIGRCKYTPEAECEKHFSEIFGQLDNEFLAMTEGGEEDA encoded by the coding sequence ATGGAAGGACGAATCGTTAAAGTCTCCGGGCCTCTGATCATCGCCGAAGGCATGGCTGACGTCCAGATGTATGACGTGGTATATGTAAGCGACAAAAAGCTTATCGGTGAAATCATAGAATTAAGGGGCGACCGCGCCTCCATACAGGTATACGAGGAGACGGCCGGCTTAGGGCCGGGCGAAGTGGTGGTGTCAAGCGGCATGCCGCTTTCGGTCGATTTGGCGCCCGGTTTGATCGAGGGCATATTTGACGGCATCCAGCGCCCGCTTGACATCATCCGCCGCATGGTCGGCGATCGCATAACGCGCGGCATTGACGTGCCGAAATTAGACCGCGCGCGCAAATGGGATTTTGTGCCGGACGTCAGGGCCGGCGACCAAGTGCAGGCCGGCGACATTATCGGCACCGTGGAAGAAACTCCGGCGGTACAGCATAAAGTGATGGTCCCCCCCGGCTTGTCGGGGAAAGTCGAATGGGTGCACGCCGGGCAAGCGAACATTGTCGAGACGATATGCAAAATAAAAAACCACAGCGGCAAAATCGTTGAGCTGCCTATGCTGCAACGCTGGCCTGTCCGCAAAGGCCGCCCTTTTGCCGATAAATTGCCGCCCAATGAGCCGATGGTTACCGGACAGAGGGTAATTGACGCGCTCTTCCCGATTGCCAAGGGCGGGGTAGCCGCCGTGCCGGGGCCTTTCGGTTCCGGCAAAACCGTCATCCAGCACCAGCTCGCCAAATGGGCGGACGCCGACATCATCGTTTATGTCGGCTGCGGCGAGCGCGGCAATGAAATGACCGACGTTTTGTCGGAATTTCCCGCGTTGAGCGACCCCCGCACCGGCCTGCCGCTGATGAAGCGGACCGTTTTGATCGCCAATACCTCCGACATGCCGGTGGCCGCTCGCGAAGCGTCTATTTACACCGGCATAACCATCGCGGAATATTTCCGCGACATGGGCTACAAAGTGGCGGTCATGGCCGACTCTACCTCGCGCTGGGCGGAAGCTCTGCGGGAAATGTCCGGCCGGTTGGAGGAGATGCCCGGCGAAGAAGGCTACCCCGCCTATCTTGCCTCGCGCATGGCGGAGTTTTATGAGCGCGCCGGCATCGTTACCTGTCTCGGCCAAGACAAGCGGATCGGCGCGGTCTCGGCTATCGGCGCGGTTTCGCCGCCGGGCGGGGACATATCGGAGCCGGTTTCGCAGGCAACCTTGCGCATGGTCAAAGTCTTTTGGTGCCTTTCCGCCAATCTTGCTTACCGCCGGCACTTTCCGGCGATCGACTGGCTGCAGAGCTATTCGCTTTATTCCGACCGGCTGCGCGAATATTTCAACAACCGCATAGCGCCGGACTGGAGCGAATTGATCGCCCGCGCCATGAACATTTTGCAGGAAGAATCCGAACTGGAAGAAATTGTGCGGTTGGTGGGCGTGGACGCGTTAGGGCCGAAAGAGCGCCTGGCGCTTGAATGTGCGCGCTCCATCCGCGAGGATTTCCTGCACCAGAATTCTTTCCACGAAATAGACACCTACGCGTCCTTAGGCAAACAATACAAAATGATCAAACTGATCATCGCCTGGTACGACAAAGGGCTGGCCGCCTTAGATGAATTGGTGCCTTTTTCCAAAATCAGCAAAATGCCGGTACTCGAAGCGATTGGGCGCTGCAAATATACGCCGGAGGCGGAATGTGAAAAGCATTTTTCCGAGATATTCGGACAGTTGGACAATGAATTTTTGGCCATGACCGAAGGGGGGGAGGAAGATGCGTAA
- a CDS encoding V-type ATP synthase subunit B, which yields MRKDYKTIREVVGPLMVVENVEGVKYDELVEIYQEGGEVRAGKVLIVDGGKAVVQLFEGSQGLQIAKAKARFLGHGMRLGVAPEIVGRIFSGVGRPIDGGPGIITDRYHDINGVPLNPAAREYPAEFIQTGVSAIDGLNTLVRGQKLPVFSGSGLPHAQLAAQIARQARVRGTGEGFAVVFAAVGITFEEADFFMNEFRRTGALERAVLFINLANDPSVERISTPRMAITAAEYLAYELGMHVLVIITDMTNYADSLREISAARKEVPGRRGYPGYLYTDLATIYERAGRIKGKKGSITQIPILSMPEDDKTHPIPDLTGYITEGQIILSRELYRKGLTPPVDVLPSLSRLKDKGIGKGKTREDHADTMNQLFAAYARGKEAKELATILGESALSDVDRLYAEFAGRFEQEYVSQGYETNRTIEQTLDLGWRLLAVLPKTELKRVRDEYIEKYYPSPSGGEG from the coding sequence ATGCGTAAAGACTACAAGACGATCCGGGAAGTAGTAGGGCCGCTCATGGTGGTGGAAAACGTCGAAGGCGTAAAATACGACGAGCTGGTGGAAATATATCAGGAGGGCGGCGAAGTACGCGCAGGAAAGGTACTGATTGTGGACGGCGGCAAAGCGGTGGTGCAGCTTTTTGAAGGGTCGCAGGGGCTGCAGATCGCAAAAGCGAAAGCGCGGTTTTTGGGGCACGGCATGAGGCTTGGCGTTGCGCCTGAAATCGTCGGGCGCATATTCAGCGGTGTCGGCCGGCCCATAGACGGCGGCCCCGGCATAATAACCGACCGCTACCACGACATCAACGGCGTCCCGCTTAACCCGGCCGCCCGCGAATACCCGGCTGAATTCATTCAAACGGGCGTATCGGCGATCGACGGGCTGAACACATTGGTACGCGGCCAAAAACTGCCGGTGTTTTCCGGCTCCGGCCTGCCGCACGCGCAACTGGCCGCGCAGATCGCGCGCCAAGCCAGGGTGCGCGGGACGGGAGAGGGATTTGCCGTTGTTTTCGCCGCCGTCGGCATCACTTTTGAAGAAGCTGATTTTTTTATGAACGAATTTCGCCGCACAGGCGCGCTGGAACGCGCCGTGCTTTTTATCAATCTCGCCAACGACCCGTCGGTGGAAAGAATATCCACCCCCCGGATGGCGATCACCGCCGCCGAATATCTGGCGTACGAGCTCGGCATGCATGTTTTGGTCATAATTACCGACATGACCAATTACGCCGATTCTTTGCGCGAAATATCGGCCGCCCGGAAAGAAGTGCCCGGACGCCGCGGTTATCCCGGTTACCTTTATACCGACTTGGCCACCATTTATGAAAGGGCGGGGCGGATAAAAGGCAAAAAAGGCTCGATCACCCAAATACCCATACTTTCCATGCCGGAAGACGACAAAACCCACCCGATTCCGGATCTTACCGGCTACATTACCGAAGGGCAGATCATCCTTTCGCGCGAACTTTACCGCAAAGGGCTTACTCCGCCGGTAGACGTGCTGCCTTCCCTGTCGCGCCTTAAAGACAAAGGGATCGGCAAAGGCAAAACGCGGGAGGACCACGCCGATACCATGAACCAACTGTTCGCCGCTTACGCGCGCGGCAAAGAGGCCAAAGAGCTGGCCACCATCTTGGGCGAATCCGCGCTTTCGGACGTTGATCGTCTCTACGCCGAATTCGCCGGCCGGTTTGAACAAGAATACGTTTCGCAAGGGTACGAGACCAACCGCACCATCGAGCAGACGCTTGACTTGGGCTGGCGGCTGCTGGCGGTTTTGCCCAAAACGGAACTCAAACGCGTGCGCGACGAATACATAGAAAAATATTATCCTTCGCCAAGCGGCGGGGAGGGATAG